A genome region from Tolypothrix sp. PCC 7712 includes the following:
- a CDS encoding chlorophyll a/b-binding protein, with amino-acid sequence MRTNASIVDDQGLMNNFAIEPKVYVDEQGDRTGFTTYAELLNGRLAMIGFVSLIALEVVTGHGIFGLLANL; translated from the coding sequence ATGCGTACAAATGCTTCTATCGTTGACGACCAAGGTTTAATGAATAACTTTGCGATCGAGCCTAAAGTATATGTAGATGAGCAAGGCGATCGCACTGGATTTACAACCTATGCAGAACTCCTCAATGGTCGTTTAGCAATGATTGGTTTCGTCTCCCTCATTGCATTAGAAGTTGTCACAGGACATGGTATTTTTGGTTTGTTAGCAAATCTATAA
- the dcd gene encoding dCTP deaminase → MAQKGMISPFEPSLVRKVQPQADVAVRPVISYGLSSYGYDIRLSPAEFRIFRHIPGTVIDPKNFNPQNLESTPLHTDENGSYFILPAHSYGLGVALEKLAVPDYITVICIGKSTYARCGIIANLTPAEAAWRGHLTLEFSNSSSADCRIYANEGVVQLLFLAGEPCAISYEARQGKYQDQAEMVTLAKV, encoded by the coding sequence ATGGCTCAAAAGGGCATGATTTCCCCCTTTGAGCCAAGTTTAGTGAGAAAAGTACAACCACAGGCAGATGTAGCGGTTCGTCCTGTAATCAGCTATGGTTTATCTTCCTATGGCTACGATATTCGCCTGTCTCCTGCAGAATTCCGCATTTTTCGCCACATTCCTGGCACTGTCATTGATCCCAAAAACTTTAATCCCCAAAATTTGGAATCAACCCCATTACATACAGATGAAAATGGTAGTTATTTTATCCTACCTGCTCATTCCTATGGCTTGGGCGTTGCTTTAGAAAAGCTAGCTGTTCCAGACTATATAACTGTAATTTGTATAGGTAAATCCACATACGCGCGTTGTGGAATTATAGCGAATTTAACACCTGCAGAGGCTGCTTGGCGAGGACACTTAACCTTAGAATTTTCCAATTCTTCCAGCGCTGATTGTCGCATCTACGCTAATGAAGGCGTAGTGCAATTGCTATTTTTAGCAGGTGAACCCTGCGCTATCAGTTACGAAGCAAGACAGGGTAAATACCAGGATCAAGCTGAGATGGTAACTTTGGCTAAAGTGTAA
- a CDS encoding P-loop NTPase family protein yields the protein MVAQLDTPSVNSTLSVASPIAGLVQVFTSSHRNFFTNVMAQALRIAGQGTSVLVVQFLKGGIRQGHERPMQLGQNLDWIRCDLPRCIDTPQLDDTENEALQKLWQHTQQVVFEGKYSLVVLDELSLAINFGLIPENEVLAFLAQRPSHIDIILTGPEMPKSLLDVADQITEIRRSHSP from the coding sequence ATGGTTGCCCAGTTAGATACCCCCAGTGTCAATTCGACCCTCAGTGTAGCATCTCCCATTGCCGGGCTAGTACAAGTTTTTACTAGTAGTCACCGTAACTTTTTTACTAACGTCATGGCTCAAGCACTGAGAATTGCCGGTCAAGGTACTTCAGTGTTAGTCGTGCAATTTCTCAAAGGTGGTATTCGTCAAGGGCATGAGCGACCCATGCAGCTAGGGCAAAATTTAGATTGGATTCGTTGCGATTTACCTCGTTGCATTGACACACCCCAACTAGATGATACGGAAAACGAGGCTTTACAAAAGCTGTGGCAACATACACAGCAGGTAGTATTCGAGGGTAAGTATTCTCTCGTTGTCTTAGATGAGTTAAGTTTAGCGATTAACTTTGGTTTAATTCCAGAAAACGAAGTTTTAGCGTTTTTAGCACAACGCCCTTCCCATATTGATATCATCCTCACCGGGCCAGAAATGCCGAAATCTCTGTTAGATGTAGCAGATCAAATTACAGAGATCCGGCGCAGTCATAGCCCATGA
- a CDS encoding adenylate kinase family protein, with the protein MRLVILGGSGSGKSTQAQSLCRHFEIPKISTGEILREAMSGDKSLALREDASRLYVNANFGDLGQYAQPFVEKGELVPDERMIDLIRMQLTQLNIPSGWLLEGYPRTAFQAEELDFLLEYLGQKLDWAIYLQVPEATMVNRCLGRSLPDEQPEIVQRRIELFYDRTIPILEYYDRRRRLLTINGDQLPDAVHQSILNLLAVS; encoded by the coding sequence GTGAGATTAGTGATTCTGGGAGGTTCAGGATCGGGGAAAAGCACTCAAGCACAAAGCCTTTGTAGACACTTTGAGATCCCAAAGATTTCTACAGGTGAAATTTTACGAGAAGCAATGTCTGGTGACAAGTCACTAGCTTTACGAGAAGATGCTTCGCGGCTGTACGTTAACGCTAATTTCGGTGATTTGGGACAATACGCACAGCCATTCGTAGAAAAAGGGGAGCTAGTCCCGGATGAAAGGATGATTGACTTGATTCGGATGCAGCTAACACAGCTGAATATCCCATCGGGTTGGCTATTGGAAGGCTATCCGCGTACAGCGTTCCAAGCTGAGGAATTAGATTTTTTATTGGAATATTTAGGACAAAAATTAGATTGGGCAATTTATTTACAAGTACCAGAAGCGACGATGGTAAATCGCTGTTTGGGGCGATCGCTTCCCGATGAGCAGCCAGAAATTGTGCAGCGTCGCATAGAGTTATTCTATGATCGCACTATCCCGATTTTGGAATATTATGACCGTCGTCGCCGTTTATTGACGATTAATGGCGACCAGCTACCAGACGCAGTACATCAAAGTATTCTCAACCTGCTTGCCGTTTCTTAA
- the rph gene encoding ribonuclease PH translates to MAWQRPDNRQPYQLRPINFDSGFTRYAPGSVLTKCGDTQVLCTVSVTEGVPKFLAGSGKGWLTAEYRMLPSATQQRHERELMKLSGRTQEIQRLIGRSLRAALDFEVLGERTLTVDADVLQADAGTRTTAITGSFVALANAISRLLHQGVLTRSPLCGQIAAVSVGLLEGEGFLDLNYIEDVAATVDFNVVMNQDLGIIEVQGTAEEGSYTRSQLNQLLDLAETGIQELLIAQREAITDWDAIFAGG, encoded by the coding sequence ATGGCTTGGCAGCGTCCAGATAATCGGCAACCCTATCAACTCCGTCCCATCAACTTTGACAGTGGCTTTACCCGTTATGCGCCCGGTTCTGTGCTGACAAAATGTGGTGATACTCAAGTACTTTGTACTGTTAGCGTTACCGAGGGAGTCCCAAAATTTTTAGCTGGAAGTGGCAAGGGGTGGTTAACTGCTGAATATCGGATGCTGCCAAGCGCCACTCAACAACGGCACGAAAGAGAATTGATGAAATTATCTGGACGAACACAAGAAATTCAACGCTTGATTGGGCGTAGCTTAAGAGCAGCATTAGATTTTGAAGTATTAGGCGAACGCACTTTAACTGTAGATGCTGACGTATTGCAAGCCGATGCGGGAACGAGGACAACCGCAATTACAGGTTCTTTTGTAGCGTTAGCGAATGCGATTTCCCGATTATTGCACCAAGGTGTCTTAACGCGATCGCCCCTGTGCGGACAAATAGCAGCCGTCTCGGTAGGTTTATTAGAAGGAGAAGGATTTTTAGATCTCAACTACATTGAAGACGTAGCCGCCACAGTAGATTTCAACGTGGTGATGAATCAAGATTTGGGAATCATCGAAGTGCAGGGCACAGCAGAAGAAGGAAGCTATACCCGCAGCCAGTTGAATCAGTTATTAGATTTAGCAGAAACCGGAATTCAAGAATTATTAATCGCCCAGCGAGAAGCGATTACCGATTGGGATGCGATATTTGCGGGGGGTTAG
- the pgl gene encoding 6-phosphogluconolactonase produces MNKKVEVLPDQSALVGRALELILSKIDTAIKERGRFTIALSGGSTPKPLYEAIAQQKLPWDKIHVFWGDERYVPPDHPDSNELMARRAWLDRVDLPVANIHAIPTLEADPAVAAVKYDKHLQNFFNTASGEFPALDVVLLGMGDDAHTASLFPHTQALQVSDRLITVGNKDSSIRITFTYPFINAARSVMFVVAGANKRPALAQVFAPKADELTYPSRLIQPQGELWWLLDAAAGAELQT; encoded by the coding sequence ATGAATAAAAAGGTCGAAGTTCTACCAGATCAGTCGGCGCTAGTTGGAAGAGCGCTAGAGTTGATTCTGTCTAAGATAGACACTGCTATTAAAGAGCGAGGGCGGTTTACTATTGCCTTGTCTGGTGGCAGTACGCCTAAGCCATTGTATGAGGCGATCGCTCAACAAAAACTTCCTTGGGATAAAATTCATGTGTTCTGGGGTGATGAACGATATGTACCACCAGATCATCCTGATAGCAATGAGCTGATGGCGCGTCGTGCGTGGTTAGACCGCGTTGATCTGCCAGTTGCGAATATTCACGCCATCCCTACCTTGGAAGCTGATCCCGCAGTTGCAGCAGTTAAGTACGACAAGCATCTGCAAAACTTTTTTAATACTGCATCTGGAGAGTTTCCTGCTTTAGATGTAGTCTTGCTAGGAATGGGTGATGATGCACATACTGCATCTTTGTTTCCCCACACTCAAGCATTGCAAGTGAGCGATCGCTTAATTACTGTGGGTAATAAAGATAGCAGCATCCGCATTACTTTTACTTACCCATTCATCAATGCAGCTCGCAGCGTTATGTTTGTAGTTGCAGGTGCTAATAAACGGCCAGCATTAGCTCAAGTATTTGCACCCAAAGCTGATGAGTTGACTTATCCCTCGCGTCTCATTCAACCCCAAGGTGAGCTTTGGTGGTTGCTAGATGCGGCGGCGGGTGCGGAACTCCAAACCTAA
- a CDS encoding FHA domain-containing protein produces the protein MIVCPNCNHPNPDGAVQCEACYTPLPATNNCPSCGATVQADAAFCGQCGFNLRANAAAAPPTAVAATVAPDVPLEVPPLVAPDPLVELIQPDPLAAVNPPASTLPPTEVAVPPEVPPVAPPPAAVEITPAPPPEPEPVVAAPEPEPIAPPPAPEPEPMAPPEPEPVAAAPAPAVSPARTQLQQVTASLFHVQSNANLELPQTLSVIHIGKPNDRIPPDIDVSGFPNSEIVSRIHADIRVEGDAHYIEDVGSSNGTYINNLPLLPGNRHRLRPGDRISLGKGDMVTFLFQLA, from the coding sequence ATGATCGTCTGCCCTAATTGCAATCATCCCAATCCAGACGGCGCTGTCCAGTGTGAAGCCTGTTATACGCCGTTACCAGCGACTAATAACTGTCCCAGCTGTGGGGCAACTGTGCAGGCAGATGCCGCTTTCTGTGGTCAGTGTGGTTTTAATCTGCGCGCTAATGCCGCAGCAGCGCCGCCAACAGCGGTAGCAGCTACAGTTGCTCCCGATGTGCCCTTAGAAGTACCCCCGTTGGTGGCTCCCGATCCACTTGTAGAACTGATACAACCAGATCCTTTAGCCGCAGTTAATCCTCCGGCTTCAACTTTACCGCCAACAGAGGTGGCAGTTCCTCCAGAAGTACCACCAGTTGCACCGCCACCTGCTGCAGTAGAAATTACTCCTGCGCCACCACCAGAGCCGGAACCAGTGGTAGCAGCACCAGAGCCGGAACCAATTGCACCACCGCCAGCACCAGAACCGGAACCAATGGCACCACCAGAACCGGAACCAGTTGCAGCAGCACCAGCGCCCGCAGTTAGTCCGGCGAGAACGCAATTACAACAGGTAACAGCCAGCCTATTCCACGTTCAAAGCAACGCGAATCTGGAATTACCGCAAACTTTGTCTGTAATTCATATCGGCAAGCCTAATGACCGGATTCCCCCAGATATAGATGTTTCTGGATTTCCCAATTCAGAAATTGTCTCGCGGATTCATGCAGATATTCGCGTTGAGGGAGACGCTCATTATATAGAAGATGTTGGTAGTTCTAATGGCACCTACATCAACAATTTGCCGCTTTTACCGGGGAATAGACACCGCCTGCGCCCAGGCGATCGCATCAGTTTGGGTAAAGGCGATATGGTAACATTCCTCTTCCAACTCGCTTAG
- a CDS encoding OFA family MFS transporter — MNINQNFDNSSFNEIKLFGLPAEKGRWLLIPLGVLVLLCLGTAYSWSIFRNTIEKSLAVGATESLLPFTILLVVFSILMPITGFYIEKIGPRLVTAVGAIVMGIGYAASGLVNNIPLLTITYGIIAGAGVGIVYGVPLAVNAKWFPDKKGLAVGATVIGFGLSPLVTAPLAKNLIAANGDKGWQPTLIIFGIVFTLIILAIAPVMKYPPNGWQPAGWTPPIKLSESASNSSTPLLKSLSFYGLWLCFTIGTFAGLAAIGIASPVGTEIIGLDKNTAASAVSLFAVFNGLGRPLFGWLADKYKPKNAAIISYVLIIVASIMMLSATKGAIATYLVAFSLIYLALGGWLAIGPTSTLILFRSQDYAKNYGVVFTAFGMGALLGTLIVGNIRDIFGNYLPFFNVTIGLSVIGIILAVFLLKRKDYKISI, encoded by the coding sequence ATGAATATCAATCAAAATTTTGATAATTCTTCGTTTAATGAAATAAAACTATTTGGCTTACCTGCGGAAAAAGGACGATGGCTACTAATTCCCTTGGGTGTACTTGTTCTACTTTGTTTAGGAACTGCTTATTCTTGGAGTATTTTTCGGAATACGATTGAAAAATCTCTCGCGGTAGGAGCAACAGAAAGCTTACTACCTTTCACAATTTTATTGGTTGTATTTTCAATTTTGATGCCCATTACTGGGTTTTATATTGAGAAAATTGGCCCGCGCCTAGTAACTGCGGTGGGGGCAATTGTCATGGGGATTGGTTACGCCGCTTCAGGTCTAGTAAATAATATCCCTTTATTAACTATTACTTACGGTATCATTGCTGGTGCTGGCGTAGGCATTGTTTACGGTGTACCACTCGCCGTAAATGCGAAATGGTTCCCTGATAAAAAGGGTTTAGCTGTAGGTGCAACAGTGATTGGCTTTGGTTTATCACCCCTTGTAACTGCACCTTTAGCTAAGAATTTAATTGCTGCTAATGGTGATAAGGGTTGGCAACCAACATTAATCATTTTTGGTATCGTTTTTACCCTGATAATTTTAGCGATCGCCCCTGTGATGAAATATCCGCCCAATGGATGGCAACCTGCAGGCTGGACACCACCTATTAAACTGAGTGAATCTGCAAGCAACAGCAGTACACCTTTATTAAAATCCCTCAGCTTTTACGGCTTGTGGTTATGCTTTACCATTGGTACTTTTGCCGGGTTAGCTGCTATTGGGATTGCTAGTCCAGTGGGTACAGAAATTATTGGTTTAGATAAAAATACAGCCGCTAGTGCGGTGTCATTATTTGCAGTATTTAATGGTTTAGGTAGACCGTTATTTGGTTGGCTTGCCGATAAATATAAACCCAAAAATGCGGCAATCATTTCATATGTATTGATTATTGTTGCCTCAATTATGATGCTCAGTGCCACTAAGGGAGCGATCGCCACTTACTTAGTAGCTTTTAGTTTGATTTATCTCGCTCTTGGTGGTTGGTTAGCAATTGGGCCGACATCTACTTTAATTCTGTTTCGTAGCCAAGATTATGCCAAAAACTACGGCGTAGTCTTTACCGCCTTTGGCATGGGTGCGTTACTAGGAACTTTAATTGTTGGTAATATCCGCGATATTTTTGGTAATTATTTACCGTTCTTTAATGTCACGATAGGACTATCAGTTATAGGGATTATCCTGGCTGTATTTTTGTTGAAACGCAAAGATTACAAAATTTCAATTTAA
- a CDS encoding M50 family metallopeptidase — protein sequence MREPGKNFENLLPQEAPKEVERMGLTWLIAAAIATVVLWQVPAGDYILYPFTILATWFHEMAHGLMALILGGQFDKLQIFGNGSGVATYRIARSLGPIGPALVAAAGPMGPPIAGAALILASRSFKVASLSLKILGGFLLLSTLVWVRSLFGFVAIPLLGLIILGIAFKAPRWVQGFAIQFLGVQACISTYHQVNYLFSYSAGPLGLSDTAQMERYLFLPYWFWGGLMAIASLVILVRSLQVAYR from the coding sequence ATGCGGGAACCAGGAAAGAATTTTGAAAACTTGCTCCCCCAAGAAGCGCCAAAAGAAGTAGAACGAATGGGGTTAACCTGGCTAATTGCGGCTGCGATCGCCACGGTTGTGTTGTGGCAAGTGCCAGCAGGCGATTATATTTTATACCCCTTTACTATCCTGGCTACTTGGTTTCATGAAATGGCTCACGGCTTAATGGCGCTGATTTTAGGGGGACAGTTTGATAAATTACAGATTTTTGGCAATGGTTCTGGTGTTGCAACTTACCGCATTGCTAGATCATTAGGGCCAATTGGGCCAGCATTAGTTGCAGCCGCCGGGCCGATGGGGCCGCCAATTGCTGGTGCAGCCTTAATTTTGGCTTCCCGTAGTTTTAAAGTTGCTTCCCTGAGTTTGAAAATATTAGGCGGCTTTTTGCTGCTATCTACATTAGTGTGGGTACGTTCTTTATTTGGATTTGTGGCAATTCCCTTGCTGGGTTTAATTATCTTAGGTATTGCTTTCAAAGCACCGCGCTGGGTACAGGGTTTTGCAATTCAATTCTTAGGTGTACAAGCTTGTATCAGTACATACCATCAAGTGAATTATTTATTTAGCTATAGTGCAGGCCCTTTAGGACTTTCGGATACAGCACAAATGGAAAGGTATCTGTTTTTACCTTATTGGTTTTGGGGCGGATTAATGGCGATCGCATCTTTGGTGATTTTAGTCCGTAGTCTCCAAGTTGCTTATCGTTAA